The Pseudonocardia alni genome includes a region encoding these proteins:
- a CDS encoding ATP dependent DNA ligase yields the protein MDPVPLFLTGLPDDQGRLRFAGDVGTGFTAGIRRDLLALLTKRELPAPAIDVPSGRSAWASPTPIHLRRWVRPGLIGEIDYRQRAVDRTTE from the coding sequence ATGGATCCCGTTCCGTTGTTCCTCACGGGCCTGCCCGACGACCAGGGACGACTGCGGTTCGCCGGCGACGTGGGGACCGGCTTCACCGCCGGGATACGACGGGACCTACTCGCGCTCCTGACGAAGCGCGAGCTGCCGGCTCCTGCGATCGACGTCCCGTCCGGGCGCAGCGCGTGGGCCAGCCCTACCCCGATACACCTTCGCCGTTGGGTGCGTCCGGGGCTGATCGGCGAGATCGACTACCGGCAGCGAGCTGTTGACCGGACTACCGAGTGA
- a CDS encoding Tn3 family transposase, with the protein MACWGFSVPVEFLTDAQAATYGCYARPPSTAELDRCFLLDDKARALVEAKRLPHTRLGFAVQLTTLLFIGRFLADPTDVPTEVVDYLAEQLDIVDPSCVKDYRVREMTRLEHAAQIREAYGFVEFTAAAEELARWVDDRAWTTGDGPKALFDGAVVWLREHRVLLPGVSTLARLVARVRDAAMARLWDTLAAPLTASQAAALDLLLEIPDGARTSELERLRRGPTRASGRAMAAALDRVSELSAIGVGQIELGAVPRRRVIELARYGMAGKAPALRRHPYARRLATLLATVVGLQARATDDAVELFDVLMTTELLARAQRQTRDEQARRYPRVSRDAGKLAAAVGVLLEATTWGPEITLELVWDAIENVVSRAELRTAVANITDVVPAPGTDPDTEWRATLADRYAVVRPFLPMLCTAIRFDATAEATPVLDALRALPDLLDARPTARVPAGYLDARKVAVDLVPPGWARVVFTPGRPETTVNRAGYVFCVLELFHHRLRRRDIFALASGRWADPRAQLLDGPAWEAARGPVLNALQLPHDSDPLLAEHASDLDAALRHVAGRLIANTEVSIDEQGRLHAGKIDAVSDPPSLTDLRRRCEAMLPRVDIGEVVLEVMSWHPEFAAAFTPASGGQARLDDLSVSVAAALTAHALNVGFTPVLSPGVAALTRHRISHVDQNYLRAETYAAANAPLITAQADIPLAQAWGGGLLAAVDGVRFVVPVRSIDARPNPRYFGRRRGVTLLNLVNDQAVGLAGLVVSGTPRDSLHVIDLIYRQDGGRRPEVIISDTGSYSDMVCGLMRLLGFDYRPQLADLPDAKLWRINPGADYGPLATAARGKIDLGRVRAHWPDLLRLAGSIHTGAVSAHDVLRMLAHGGNPTQLGEALAHYGRIFKTLHVLSYVDQAPYRAEIKGMRNLQEGRHDLARHVFHGRRGDLRRAYHEGMEDQLGALGLVLNCITLWNTVYLDAALAQLRQEGCPVRGEDVVRLSPYMRRHLNVHGHYSFQLPDLAGTRRTLRDPDTGDEDEDR; encoded by the coding sequence GTGGCGTGCTGGGGGTTCTCCGTGCCCGTCGAGTTCCTCACCGACGCGCAGGCCGCGACGTACGGCTGCTACGCGAGACCGCCGTCGACGGCGGAGCTGGACCGCTGCTTCCTGCTCGATGACAAGGCCCGCGCTCTGGTCGAGGCGAAGCGGCTGCCGCACACCCGGCTGGGGTTCGCGGTGCAGCTCACGACGTTGTTGTTCATCGGCCGGTTCCTGGCCGATCCGACCGATGTTCCGACCGAGGTCGTGGACTACCTGGCCGAGCAGCTCGACATCGTTGATCCGTCGTGTGTGAAGGACTACCGGGTCCGGGAGATGACCCGGCTCGAGCACGCAGCGCAGATCCGCGAGGCGTACGGGTTCGTCGAGTTCACCGCGGCGGCCGAGGAGCTTGCGCGGTGGGTGGATGACCGGGCGTGGACCACCGGGGATGGCCCGAAGGCGCTGTTCGACGGCGCGGTGGTCTGGCTTCGGGAGCACCGGGTGCTGCTGCCCGGGGTGTCCACCCTGGCTCGGTTGGTGGCCCGGGTCCGGGACGCGGCGATGGCGCGGCTGTGGGACACCCTGGCCGCCCCGCTGACTGCGTCGCAGGCCGCTGCGTTGGATCTGTTGTTGGAGATCCCTGACGGGGCACGAACCTCGGAGCTGGAACGGCTGCGCCGGGGCCCGACCCGGGCGTCGGGCCGCGCGATGGCAGCGGCGTTGGATCGGGTCAGCGAGCTGTCCGCGATCGGCGTCGGTCAGATCGAGCTGGGGGCGGTCCCACGGCGGCGGGTGATCGAGCTGGCCCGCTACGGCATGGCGGGGAAGGCGCCGGCGTTGCGCCGCCACCCTTACGCCCGCCGGCTGGCGACGCTGCTGGCCACGGTGGTGGGGCTGCAGGCTAGGGCCACCGACGATGCGGTGGAGCTGTTCGACGTGCTGATGACCACGGAGCTGTTGGCCCGTGCGCAACGCCAGACCCGTGACGAGCAGGCCCGGCGGTATCCGCGGGTCAGCCGCGACGCCGGGAAGTTGGCCGCCGCGGTCGGGGTACTACTCGAGGCCACGACATGGGGCCCGGAGATCACGCTGGAGCTGGTCTGGGACGCGATCGAGAACGTGGTCTCCCGGGCCGAGCTGCGCACCGCGGTCGCGAACATCACCGACGTCGTGCCGGCCCCGGGCACAGATCCCGACACGGAGTGGCGGGCGACCCTGGCCGACCGCTATGCGGTGGTGCGCCCGTTCCTGCCGATGCTGTGCACGGCCATTCGGTTCGACGCCACCGCCGAGGCCACCCCCGTCCTCGACGCGCTGCGCGCCCTGCCGGACCTGCTCGATGCCCGCCCGACGGCGCGGGTACCGGCGGGGTACCTCGACGCCCGCAAGGTCGCGGTGGACCTGGTCCCGCCAGGCTGGGCGCGGGTGGTGTTCACCCCCGGGCGACCGGAGACCACGGTGAACCGGGCCGGCTACGTATTCTGCGTACTAGAGCTATTTCACCATCGGCTGCGCCGCCGCGACATCTTCGCGCTTGCCTCCGGTCGCTGGGCCGACCCGCGCGCGCAGCTGCTGGACGGCCCGGCGTGGGAGGCCGCCCGCGGCCCGGTGCTCAACGCCCTGCAGCTCCCGCACGATTCCGACCCGCTGCTGGCCGAGCACGCGAGCGACCTCGACGCCGCGCTGCGCCACGTCGCGGGGCGCCTGATCGCCAACACCGAGGTCTCCATCGACGAGCAAGGCCGGTTGCACGCCGGGAAGATCGACGCCGTCTCCGATCCGCCGAGCCTGACCGACCTGCGGCGCCGGTGCGAGGCGATGCTCCCGCGGGTCGACATCGGCGAGGTGGTGCTGGAGGTGATGTCCTGGCACCCGGAGTTCGCGGCGGCGTTCACTCCGGCCTCGGGCGGCCAGGCCCGCCTGGACGACCTGTCGGTGAGCGTGGCGGCCGCGCTGACCGCGCACGCGCTCAACGTCGGGTTCACGCCGGTCCTCAGCCCCGGAGTGGCGGCGCTGACCCGGCACCGGATCAGCCACGTCGACCAGAACTACCTGCGCGCGGAGACCTACGCCGCAGCGAACGCCCCGCTCATCACCGCTCAGGCCGACATTCCGCTGGCCCAGGCGTGGGGTGGTGGGCTGCTCGCGGCGGTGGACGGTGTCCGGTTCGTGGTGCCGGTGCGCAGCATCGACGCCCGTCCCAACCCGCGCTACTTCGGGCGCAGGCGCGGGGTGACGCTGCTCAATCTGGTCAACGACCAGGCCGTCGGGCTGGCCGGGCTGGTCGTGTCGGGCACCCCGCGTGACTCGCTGCACGTGATCGACCTGATCTACCGCCAGGACGGCGGCCGCCGCCCGGAGGTCATCATCAGCGACACCGGCTCGTACAGCGACATGGTGTGCGGGCTGATGCGGCTGCTCGGGTTCGACTACCGCCCCCAGCTGGCCGACCTGCCCGACGCGAAGCTGTGGCGGATCAACCCGGGCGCGGACTATGGCCCGCTCGCCACCGCCGCCCGCGGGAAGATCGACCTCGGTCGGGTCAGGGCGCACTGGCCCGACCTGTTGCGCTTGGCCGGGTCCATCCACACCGGCGCGGTCAGCGCGCACGACGTGCTGCGGATGCTCGCCCACGGCGGCAACCCGACCCAGCTCGGTGAGGCCCTGGCCCACTACGGGCGGATCTTCAAGACCCTGCACGTGCTGTCGTATGTCGATCAAGCCCCGTACCGGGCGGAGATCAAGGGCATGCGCAACCTGCAAGAAGGCCGCCACGACCTGGCCCGGCACGTCTTCCACGGCCGCCGCGGCGATCTGCGCCGCGCCTACCACGAGGGCATGGAGGACCAGCTCGGCGCGCTCGGGCTGGTCCTGAACTGCATCACGCTGTGGAACACCGTCTACCTCGATGCCGCCCTCGCCCAACTGCGCCAGGAGGGCTGCCCAGTGCGCGGCGAGGACGTTGTACGGCTCTCGCCCTACATGCGCCGTCACCTCAACGTGCACGGGCACTACTCGTTCCAGCTCCCCGACCTCGCCGGGACCCGCCGTACGCTGCGCGATCCCGACACCGGCGACGAGGACGAGGACCGTTGA
- a CDS encoding cadmium resistance transporter, whose amino-acid sequence MEPLTWTLQAIGLFMVTNIDDVIVLSLFYARGAGVPGTTARILGGQYLGFGAILAAAVLVALGARSFLPEEVIPYFGLIPLVLGLLAAWRSWRSWCDGDDDDDEGKLSGKALSVPAIAAITFANGGDNIGVYVPVFATVGTGGIIAYSIVFLALVAVLVAAARFVATRKPIAEVLERWEQVLFPIVLIGLGIVILVEGGAFGL is encoded by the coding sequence ATGGAACCCCTCACGTGGACCCTGCAGGCCATCGGCCTGTTCATGGTCACCAACATCGACGACGTCATCGTGCTGTCGCTGTTCTATGCCCGGGGTGCCGGCGTCCCGGGGACCACGGCCAGGATCCTCGGTGGTCAGTACCTCGGTTTCGGCGCCATCCTGGCCGCGGCGGTGCTCGTCGCCCTGGGCGCGCGCAGTTTCCTGCCCGAGGAGGTCATCCCGTACTTCGGCCTGATCCCGCTGGTCCTGGGCCTGCTCGCGGCCTGGCGGTCCTGGCGGTCCTGGTGTGACGGTGACGACGATGACGACGAGGGCAAGCTCAGCGGCAAGGCGCTCAGCGTGCCCGCCATCGCCGCGATCACCTTCGCCAACGGCGGGGACAACATCGGCGTCTACGTACCGGTCTTCGCCACCGTCGGCACCGGCGGCATCATCGCCTACTCGATCGTGTTCCTCGCCCTGGTCGCCGTGCTGGTCGCCGCGGCGCGCTTCGTCGCCACCCGCAAACCGATCGCCGAGGTGCTGGAGCGCTGGGAGCAGGTGCTGTTCCCGATCGTGCTGATCGGTCTGGGCATCGTCATCCTGGTCGAGGGCGGCGCCTTCGGCCTGTAG
- a CDS encoding signal peptidase II — protein MSAWPRSRSVATAGVTAAVAVLVDVVTKWLADTRLPGAPVDLGIGRLQLSYNTGVAFSLGDGLPTWAVLALAGVITSGVLVAIVAGWLRPPVPAGLVLGGAMANIVDRAGDGAVTDFLWLGWFPTFNLADTAITLGVLALLWASWRTENRSVAGHATEQESADQGRPPRTAPREPHGTS, from the coding sequence ATGAGTGCCTGGCCGAGATCACGCTCGGTCGCCACGGCCGGTGTCACGGCGGCGGTCGCTGTCCTGGTCGATGTGGTGACCAAGTGGCTGGCCGATACCCGACTGCCCGGCGCGCCGGTAGACCTCGGGATCGGGCGCCTACAGCTCAGCTACAACACCGGGGTGGCGTTCAGTCTGGGCGACGGGCTGCCGACCTGGGCCGTGCTCGCGCTGGCCGGGGTGATCACCAGTGGCGTGCTGGTCGCGATCGTCGCCGGCTGGCTGCGCCCGCCGGTGCCGGCGGGCCTCGTGCTGGGCGGTGCGATGGCCAACATCGTGGACCGGGCCGGGGACGGCGCGGTCACCGACTTCCTGTGGCTGGGCTGGTTCCCGACGTTCAACCTGGCCGACACCGCGATCACCCTCGGGGTGCTCGCCCTGCTGTGGGCGTCGTGGCGCACCGAGAACCGCAGCGTCGCAGGACACGCCACGGAGCAGGAATCGGCAGACCAGGGCCGCCCCCCTCGGACGGCACCTCGTGAACCCCACGGCACCTCGTGA
- a CDS encoding cytochrome P450 has product MVRDQTLQLLRQGYRWAGGLRPDPPTAPWAVPTRLLGRRAVLIGGPAGVRRFYDPRLRRRGSLPAPLKLVLFGRDTVHGLDNAEHHHRKALYLRVLTADAVADLGRCAEQEWQAVTRRWAGGAPVRLFDEAVQVLGAAVLPWAGIPMASAELPRRARQLADIVDGFGTPGRPFARAALARARLGRWAAGLVRRARLGQIHPAPGTALHAVATARDLRGRPLPARVAGVALLNFVRPTVAAAWYVAFAGMALHEHPEWRHRLADTEPDQGAVAAFAQEVRRRYPFVPVLAAVAREDQDVLGVPVPRGGLVVLDVHGTDHDPTHWPDPDRFDPDRFLAGPVDPDTLVPQGGGDVATGHRCPGEDVVLTMIAVATRTLARLDYTLPPQDLEVDLSRVPTRPRSGVLLTPTAR; this is encoded by the coding sequence GTGGTGAGGGACCAGACGCTGCAGCTGCTCCGTCAGGGGTACCGCTGGGCCGGCGGGCTGCGGCCAGACCCCCCGACGGCCCCGTGGGCGGTACCGACCCGGCTGCTGGGCCGCCGCGCGGTGCTGATCGGCGGCCCGGCCGGGGTGCGTCGCTTCTACGATCCGCGGCTACGCCGCCGCGGGTCGCTGCCGGCCCCATTGAAGCTGGTGCTGTTCGGCCGGGACACGGTGCACGGCCTCGACAATGCCGAGCACCACCACCGCAAGGCGCTGTACCTGCGGGTGCTCACCGCCGACGCGGTGGCCGACCTCGGTCGGTGTGCCGAGCAGGAGTGGCAGGCGGTCACCCGGCGCTGGGCGGGCGGGGCGCCGGTGCGGCTGTTCGACGAGGCCGTGCAGGTCCTGGGCGCGGCCGTGCTGCCGTGGGCCGGGATCCCGATGGCGTCCGCGGAGCTGCCCCGGCGGGCGCGGCAGCTCGCCGACATCGTCGACGGGTTCGGCACGCCGGGGCGGCCCTTCGCCCGGGCCGCCCTCGCCCGCGCGCGGCTGGGCCGGTGGGCGGCCGGGCTCGTCCGCCGGGCCCGCCTCGGACAGATCCACCCGGCGCCCGGTACCGCGCTGCACGCGGTCGCGACGGCCCGGGACCTGCGCGGGCGGCCGTTGCCCGCCCGCGTCGCCGGCGTCGCACTGCTCAACTTCGTGCGCCCAACCGTGGCCGCGGCCTGGTACGTGGCCTTCGCCGGCATGGCCCTGCACGAGCACCCCGAATGGCGCCACCGCCTCGCCGACACCGAGCCCGACCAGGGCGCTGTCGCCGCGTTCGCCCAGGAGGTGCGCCGGCGCTACCCGTTCGTGCCGGTGCTCGCCGCCGTGGCCCGCGAGGACCAGGACGTCCTCGGCGTCCCGGTCCCGCGCGGCGGGCTGGTGGTGCTCGACGTGCACGGCACCGACCACGACCCGACGCACTGGCCCGACCCCGACCGCTTCGACCCCGACCGCTTTCTCGCCGGCCCGGTCGACCCGGACACCCTGGTACCGCAGGGCGGTGGCGACGTGGCCACCGGGCACCGCTGCCCCGGCGAGGACGTCGTGCTCACCATGATCGCCGTCGCCACCCGCACGCTCGCCCGGCTGGACTACACGCTGCCACCCCAGGACCTCGAGGTCGACCTGTCCCGGGTCCCGACCCGCCCCCGCAGCGGCGTGCTCCTCACCCCCACCGCCCGCTGA
- a CDS encoding heavy metal translocating P-type ATPase, translated as MSDACGCGPDEPRVDAETGEVVAEREPERLWEVSELRAAAVAGVLLGASLVVGWSGGPAPVELALQVLALAVGAWTFVPSTLRRLAKGKIGVGTLMTIAAVGAVALGEVGEAAMLAFLFSISEGLEEYSIARTRRGLRALLSLVPEQATVLRGGLEIVVAPGELRVGDTMLVRPGERLATDGTVGTGRTALDVSAITGESVPVEAGPGDEVYAGSINGTGVLEVQVTSTAADNSLARIVAIVEAEQSRKGAAQRLADRIARPLVPGVLVAAALIAVVGSVFGDPLVWIERALVVLVAASPCALAISIPVTVVAAVGAASKMGVLVKGGAALEALGAVRQVALDKTGTLTRNRPVVIEVATTGGATREQVLALAAALEARSEHPLARAILAAVDQPTPAADVEAVPGAGLTGRLDGRALRLGRPGWIDPGDLAGPVRGMQEAGATAVLVEADGTVLGAVAVRDELRPEAAEVVAHLQRDGYRVAMLTGDNHATAAALAAQAGIRDVHAELRPEDKAALIATMRAERPTAMVGDGVNDAPALATADLGIAMGAMGTDVAIETADVALMGEDLRHLPQALDHARRARRIMLQNVGLSLAIIVGLMPLALLGVLGLAAVVAVHELAEILVIANGVRAGRTRALSPTAATVLPPSAPTRPQPLDAAHRG; from the coding sequence GTGAGTGACGCGTGCGGGTGCGGCCCCGATGAGCCCCGCGTCGACGCCGAGACCGGTGAGGTCGTGGCGGAGCGGGAGCCGGAGCGGTTGTGGGAGGTCTCCGAGCTGCGCGCCGCCGCGGTGGCCGGGGTGCTGCTCGGCGCGTCGCTGGTCGTGGGCTGGTCCGGTGGGCCGGCGCCGGTGGAGCTCGCCCTGCAGGTCCTCGCGCTAGCGGTGGGGGCGTGGACGTTCGTGCCGTCCACACTGCGCCGCCTGGCCAAGGGCAAGATCGGGGTAGGCACCCTGATGACCATCGCCGCGGTCGGCGCCGTCGCGCTCGGCGAGGTCGGCGAGGCCGCGATGCTGGCGTTCCTGTTCTCCATCAGCGAGGGCCTGGAGGAGTACTCGATCGCCCGGACCCGCCGCGGCCTGCGCGCGCTGCTCTCGCTGGTCCCCGAGCAGGCCACCGTGCTGCGCGGCGGCCTGGAGATCGTGGTCGCTCCGGGCGAGCTGCGGGTCGGGGACACCATGCTGGTGCGCCCCGGGGAGCGCCTGGCCACCGACGGGACCGTCGGGACCGGGCGGACCGCGCTGGACGTCTCGGCGATCACCGGGGAGTCGGTGCCGGTCGAGGCCGGCCCCGGCGACGAGGTGTACGCCGGGTCGATCAACGGCACCGGCGTGCTGGAGGTGCAGGTCACCAGCACCGCCGCGGACAACTCGCTGGCCCGGATCGTGGCGATCGTGGAGGCCGAGCAGTCCCGCAAGGGCGCCGCGCAGCGCCTCGCCGACCGGATCGCGCGTCCACTGGTCCCGGGCGTGCTGGTCGCCGCCGCACTGATCGCCGTGGTGGGCAGCGTGTTCGGTGACCCGCTGGTGTGGATCGAACGCGCGCTGGTCGTGCTGGTCGCCGCGTCACCGTGCGCGCTGGCGATCTCGATCCCGGTGACCGTGGTCGCCGCGGTCGGCGCGGCGAGCAAGATGGGGGTGCTGGTCAAGGGCGGCGCCGCGCTCGAGGCCCTGGGCGCCGTGCGCCAGGTCGCCCTGGACAAGACCGGCACCCTGACCCGCAACCGGCCCGTCGTGATCGAGGTCGCCACCACCGGTGGCGCCACCCGCGAGCAGGTCCTCGCGCTGGCCGCCGCGCTGGAGGCGCGCAGCGAGCACCCCCTGGCCCGCGCGATCCTGGCCGCGGTCGACCAGCCCACCCCGGCCGCCGACGTCGAGGCCGTGCCCGGCGCCGGGCTCACCGGCCGCCTGGACGGGCGTGCGCTGCGGCTGGGCCGGCCGGGCTGGATCGACCCCGGTGACCTGGCCGGGCCGGTGCGCGGCATGCAGGAGGCCGGGGCGACCGCGGTGCTCGTCGAAGCCGACGGGACGGTCCTCGGCGCGGTCGCCGTGCGCGACGAGCTGCGGCCCGAGGCCGCCGAGGTCGTCGCCCACCTGCAGCGCGACGGCTACCGGGTCGCGATGCTCACCGGGGACAACCACGCCACCGCCGCCGCGCTCGCCGCGCAGGCCGGCATCCGTGACGTGCACGCCGAGCTGCGACCTGAGGACAAGGCTGCACTCATCGCGACGATGCGCGCCGAACGGCCCACCGCGATGGTCGGCGACGGCGTCAACGACGCCCCCGCGCTGGCCACCGCGGATCTGGGCATCGCCATGGGCGCGATGGGCACCGACGTGGCCATCGAAACCGCCGACGTCGCCCTGATGGGTGAGGACCTGCGCCACCTGCCCCAGGCCCTCGACCACGCCCGACGAGCCCGGCGGATCATGCTGCAGAACGTCGGGCTGTCGCTGGCCATCATCGTCGGACTGATGCCGCTGGCCCTGCTCGGCGTGCTCGGCCTGGCCGCGGTCGTCGCCGTGCACGAGCTCGCCGAGATCCTGGTCATCGCCAACGGGGTGCGCGCCGGCCGCACCCGCGCGCTGTCTCCCACCGCCGCCACGGTGCTCCCGCCGTCGGCGCCGACGCGCCCGCAACCGCTCGACGCCGCACATCGCGGCTGA
- a CDS encoding ArsR/SmtB family transcription factor, with product MTMPDAVAVSPRQELMPAAALFHSLSDPTRLAIVQHLARGEARVVDLTERLGSAQSTVSAHLACLRDCGLVMGRPEGRQMFYSLTRPELLDLLAAAERLLGATGSAVALCPNFGTGTVGVRGE from the coding sequence ATGACGATGCCAGATGCGGTGGCGGTGTCCCCGCGCCAGGAGTTGATGCCGGCTGCGGCGTTGTTCCACAGCCTGTCCGACCCGACCCGGCTCGCGATCGTGCAGCACCTCGCCCGGGGCGAGGCGCGGGTGGTGGATCTGACCGAGCGGCTCGGGTCGGCGCAGTCGACGGTGTCGGCGCACCTGGCGTGCCTGCGCGACTGCGGCCTGGTGATGGGCCGTCCGGAGGGCCGGCAGATGTTCTACTCGCTGACCCGCCCGGAGCTGCTGGACCTGCTCGCCGCCGCGGAGAGGTTGTTGGGGGCGACCGGGTCGGCCGTGGCGCTGTGCCCGAACTTCGGTACCGGCACCGTGGGGGTGCGCGGTGAGTGA
- a CDS encoding class I SAM-dependent methyltransferase yields MNRVETALVNSPPRRALQRFYETPTLLRLGGALSPDARVLEVGCGAGYGTELILRRFAAARVDAIDLDPAMVTRAKRRLAGYGERVRLATGDMTDLRTALDAEDNSYDAVFDFAIVHHVPDWRAALAEIVRVLKPGGRFYFDEVTAAALATRGYRWLFDHPTEDRFTASEFVAELERQGLQVGSRWRTRVRGHYLLGVAQRPYSDAAPR; encoded by the coding sequence ATGAACCGGGTGGAAACGGCCCTGGTGAACAGCCCGCCGCGGCGCGCGTTGCAGCGGTTCTACGAGACCCCGACGCTGCTGCGGCTGGGCGGGGCACTATCCCCGGACGCGCGGGTGCTCGAGGTGGGGTGCGGGGCGGGGTACGGCACCGAGCTGATCCTGCGCCGGTTCGCCGCGGCTCGTGTGGACGCGATCGACCTGGACCCGGCCATGGTCACTCGGGCGAAGCGCCGGCTGGCTGGTTACGGGGAGCGGGTGCGGCTGGCCACCGGCGACATGACCGACCTGCGCACCGCCCTGGACGCCGAGGACAACAGCTACGACGCGGTGTTCGACTTCGCGATCGTGCACCACGTCCCGGACTGGCGAGCGGCGCTGGCGGAGATCGTTCGGGTGCTCAAGCCGGGCGGGCGGTTCTACTTCGACGAGGTCACCGCCGCCGCGCTGGCCACCCGCGGCTACCGGTGGCTGTTCGACCACCCCACCGAGGACCGGTTCACCGCGAGCGAGTTCGTCGCCGAACTGGAGCGCCAGGGACTGCAGGTCGGGTCCCGGTGGCGCACCCGGGTTCGCGGGCACTACCTGCTCGGGGTGGCCCAGCGCCCGTACAGCGACGCCGCACCGCGGTGA
- a CDS encoding phenylacetate--CoA ligase family protein produces the protein MSPAGEDGALRLLLDARRTYRHGPEAIDARQRARLAELVDFARGHGSVYRELYQDLPGRVEDPRLLPVTSKAALMARFDDWVTDPRASRERVQAFVADPAQIGQPFLAIPPGYRGGSRAGYTVATTSGTTGTRGMFLLDERALAVTTALSSRMLSTWLNASALPRLIAGRGRLAMVTATGGHFASTAAAARLRRTRRGRRRVQALSVHTPLPELVTQLNAFPPAVLAPYATTAALLATEQQAGRLRIRPALVALAAEGLPDPEIARIATAFGSAVGNSYAATECPFLSYSCHHGWLHVNADWAILEPVDADHRPTPPGQQSHTVLLTNLANRAQSILRYDLGDSVLARPDPCDCGSPLPAIRVQGRTADLLTLPTTHGTTVTLTPLTLSTRLDRLPSVALFQILQISPTELSVRIQPAPGATPQQAWAHVHRELTDLLAAHGLAQITVRRAEQLPQPATGGKYRLVQPLADTPG, from the coding sequence GTGAGCCCCGCCGGCGAGGACGGGGCGTTGCGGCTGCTGCTCGACGCCCGCCGGACCTACCGACACGGCCCGGAGGCGATCGACGCCCGCCAACGCGCCCGCCTGGCCGAGCTCGTGGACTTCGCCCGCGGCCACGGCAGCGTGTACCGCGAGCTCTACCAGGACCTGCCCGGCCGGGTGGAGGACCCGCGCCTGCTGCCGGTCACCAGCAAGGCGGCACTGATGGCACGGTTCGACGACTGGGTCACCGACCCGCGCGCGAGCAGGGAGCGGGTGCAGGCGTTCGTGGCCGACCCCGCCCAGATCGGCCAGCCGTTCCTCGCCATCCCACCCGGCTACCGCGGCGGTTCCCGAGCCGGCTACACGGTGGCGACCACGTCGGGTACCACCGGCACGCGGGGGATGTTCCTGCTCGACGAGCGGGCACTCGCGGTGACCACCGCGCTGAGCTCGCGCATGCTCAGCACCTGGCTGAACGCGAGCGCGCTGCCCCGGCTGATCGCCGGGCGGGGACGACTGGCGATGGTCACCGCCACCGGCGGGCACTTCGCCTCCACCGCCGCGGCCGCCCGCCTGCGCCGCACCAGACGCGGCCGCCGCCGGGTCCAGGCGCTGTCGGTACACACCCCGCTGCCGGAACTGGTGACCCAGCTCAACGCGTTCCCACCCGCCGTGCTCGCCCCCTACGCCACCACCGCGGCGCTGCTGGCCACCGAACAACAGGCCGGGCGGCTGCGGATCCGCCCCGCCCTGGTCGCGCTCGCCGCCGAAGGCCTGCCCGACCCAGAGATCGCGCGGATCGCCACCGCGTTCGGCTCCGCGGTGGGCAACTCCTACGCCGCGACCGAGTGCCCGTTCCTGTCCTACAGCTGCCACCACGGCTGGCTGCACGTCAACGCCGACTGGGCCATCCTCGAACCCGTCGACGCCGACCACCGGCCCACCCCGCCCGGCCAGCAGTCCCACACCGTGCTGCTGACCAACCTGGCCAACCGGGCCCAGTCGATCCTGCGCTACGACCTCGGCGACAGCGTCCTGGCCCGCCCCGACCCCTGCGACTGCGGCAGCCCACTGCCCGCGATCCGGGTGCAGGGCCGCACCGCGGACCTACTCACCCTCCCCACCACCCACGGCACCACCGTGACACTCACCCCGCTGACCCTCTCGACCCGCCTGGACCGGCTGCCCTCCGTGGCGCTGTTCCAGATCCTGCAGATCTCCCCGACCGAGCTCTCGGTGCGAATCCAGCCCGCACCCGGCGCCACCCCGCAGCAGGCCTGGGCCCACGTGCACCGCGAACTCACCGACCTGCTCGCCGCCCACGGCCTCGCCCAGATCACCGTTCGACGCGCCGAGCAGCTCCCCCAACCCGCCACCGGCGGCAAGTACCGACTGGTTCAACCGCTGGCCGACACACCGGGCTGA
- a CDS encoding recombinase family protein: protein MSGLLIGYARVSTDEQDLTAQRDALTTLGVAPERIYVDHGLTGTNRARPGLREAMAACRGGDVLVVTKLDRLARSLPDARDIVAELTAREVKLSLGGSVHDPTDPVGRLLFNVLAMVAEFESDLIKMRTREGMKVARAKGRLRGKKPKLSPRQESHLVELHHAGAHTCQRFVKVDPLRDSEK, encoded by the coding sequence GTGAGCGGACTACTGATCGGCTACGCCCGGGTCTCCACCGACGAACAAGACCTCACCGCCCAACGCGACGCCCTCACCACCCTCGGCGTTGCGCCCGAGCGGATCTACGTCGATCACGGCCTGACCGGAACCAACCGGGCCCGGCCCGGGCTGCGCGAGGCGATGGCCGCGTGCCGCGGCGGCGACGTGCTGGTCGTGACCAAACTCGACCGGCTCGCCCGGTCGCTGCCCGACGCCCGCGACATCGTCGCCGAGCTCACCGCCCGCGAGGTCAAGCTCAGCCTCGGCGGGTCGGTCCACGACCCGACCGACCCGGTCGGCAGATTGTTGTTCAACGTGCTGGCCATGGTCGCCGAGTTCGAGTCAGACCTGATCAAGATGAGGACCCGGGAGGGCATGAAGGTCGCCCGCGCCAAGGGCCGGCTGCGTGGCAAGAAGCCCAAGCTCAGCCCGCGCCAGGAGTCCCACCTCGTCGAGCTGCACCACGCCGGCGCGCATACCTGTCAACGGTTCGTCAAAGTTGACCCCCTCCGGGACTCCGAAAAATGA